A DNA window from Acetilactobacillus jinshanensis contains the following coding sequences:
- a CDS encoding sugar O-acetyltransferase, with protein sequence MRSHQGYVTNWQNLPNHLQDRARNLCWAYNNTPLDDTKQLDVLRRKLLQPNQTSEDKLGIVPPFNCDLGFNIRAHGTVYINSGCMIQDSSPVDIGNNVFIGPKVCISCTSHPLIYRQRLGGTMISKPIKIGNGAFIGIHSTILGGVTIGAHTIIGAGSVVTHDIPSGVVAYGVPCKPRRKLSKSDYLKHLS encoded by the coding sequence ATGCGTTCACATCAGGGATACGTTACCAATTGGCAGAATTTACCTAATCATTTGCAGGATCGGGCTCGTAATTTATGCTGGGCGTACAATAATACACCGCTGGATGATACGAAGCAGTTAGATGTGCTGCGTAGAAAGTTGTTACAACCCAATCAGACGTCAGAAGATAAATTGGGAATCGTTCCACCGTTCAATTGCGACTTGGGCTTTAACATTCGTGCGCACGGGACGGTGTACATTAATTCGGGATGTATGATCCAGGATTCTTCACCGGTCGACATCGGTAACAACGTCTTTATTGGACCGAAGGTGTGCATTAGTTGTACCAGTCATCCGTTGATTTACCGGCAACGATTAGGCGGAACGATGATCAGTAAGCCAATTAAGATCGGGAATGGTGCCTTTATTGGCATTCATTCCACGATTTTAGGCGGTGTCACGATTGGTGCTCACACGATTATCGGTGCTGGTAGTGTAGTTACCCATGATATTCCGTCCGGTGTGGTTGCTTATGGCGTGCCGTGTAAGCCTCGACGAAAGTTGAGTAAGAGTGATTATTTGAAGCATTTATCATAA
- the potE gene encoding putrescine-ornithine antiporter, with product MHEKKMNVFQLTVVTIINMMGSGIVLLPANLAEVGTISVLSWVITFAGAMALAYAFSKAGLYTTNQDGMGGYAQYAYGKSGAFLANYTYGISLLIADAAIAISVMGYIAVLFNWHLDPLQIALGTIALLWFGTVLNFGGARMTGDLSIFNILGIIVPIVVLSIVGWFYFSSARFIGAWDPHNYSIFKGVSKSIPITLWGFMGLETAPANMNVAKHPKHDVPIAVVCGTIGSAILYVASTNVIMGITPLGKLANSNAPFGLVFSEMFSPIVGKIVMAVMIISCFGSLLDGQCTIADVFKASSYAGYFPKIFRETIRNGSPIIGMFITTGLQTLLALMTISPTLSRQFSILVNLAVVTNVVPYILSMGTLNSMQIIERAPIRKRTFTNAIAFIASMYCLYALYTTGPVALMCGALVTFAGWPLYGLISHRFVNLY from the coding sequence ATGCATGAAAAAAAGATGAATGTCTTTCAGCTTACCGTTGTCACCATCATCAATATGATGGGATCCGGAATTGTTTTGTTGCCCGCTAACTTAGCGGAAGTCGGTACCATTTCTGTACTGTCATGGGTCATCACCTTTGCAGGTGCGATGGCCCTCGCCTACGCATTTTCCAAGGCCGGACTGTACACTACCAACCAGGATGGAATGGGTGGTTACGCCCAATACGCCTACGGCAAAAGTGGTGCGTTCCTGGCTAACTATACATATGGGATTTCGCTGCTAATCGCTGATGCCGCTATCGCGATCTCAGTCATGGGATACATAGCCGTGCTATTCAACTGGCACCTTGATCCGTTACAGATTGCCTTAGGAACGATTGCCCTGCTCTGGTTTGGGACCGTCCTGAATTTTGGTGGTGCCCGAATGACCGGTGATCTAAGTATCTTCAATATCTTAGGAATCATCGTGCCGATCGTGGTCCTATCAATCGTCGGTTGGTTCTACTTCAGCAGTGCTCGGTTCATTGGTGCCTGGGATCCCCATAATTACAGCATCTTTAAAGGTGTCAGTAAATCCATTCCAATCACCCTTTGGGGCTTCATGGGCTTAGAAACGGCGCCCGCCAACATGAACGTCGCAAAACACCCGAAGCATGATGTTCCGATTGCCGTCGTCTGCGGGACGATAGGTTCAGCTATCTTATATGTAGCTTCAACTAACGTCATTATGGGCATTACTCCACTTGGTAAATTAGCCAACTCGAACGCCCCATTCGGTTTAGTCTTCAGTGAAATGTTCTCACCGATCGTTGGTAAAATCGTTATGGCCGTCATGATTATTTCCTGTTTTGGTTCATTACTAGATGGTCAATGTACGATCGCCGATGTCTTTAAAGCATCGTCGTATGCCGGATACTTCCCGAAGATCTTTAGAGAAACGATTCGTAATGGTTCACCGATCATCGGGATGTTCATCACGACCGGACTCCAAACTTTACTAGCCTTAATGACGATCAGTCCAACCCTATCCAGACAATTCTCAATCCTGGTTAACTTAGCCGTCGTTACAAACGTGGTTCCATATATTCTGTCAATGGGGACCTTGAATTCGATGCAGATCATCGAACGAGCGCCGATCCGGAAACGGACCTTTACTAACGCGATTGCGTTTATCGCGTCAATGTACTGTCTGTACGCACTGTACACTACCGGTCCAGTAGCACTAATGTGTGGTGCCCTAGTAACGTTTGCCGGCTGGCCACTGTATGGTCTAATCTCACATCGATTCGTTAACTTATATTGA
- a CDS encoding M24 family metallopeptidase, whose translation MTHLEQLQKWTKDHHLDFTYLSNPKTIQYLTGYYNNPYERVMGLVVFPDDEPFMFAPDLQVEEIQKSTFNGPVYGYADAEDPWSKIAKHVEKRVSDPHHVGFEATNLVYSRVMALQGAFEHASFDHDVSELVKQMRMVKTPEEIKKLAGAGREADFCFKVGFHAVKVGATEDQISAEIKYALMKRGIMFNSFPTLVQAGAHASEPHNFTSENRVKNNELVLFDLGTVHDGYMSDSSRTVAVGHPDQKKLDIYKTVREAQQMAMDYAKPGVTAESIDKVARDHITKAGYGKYFLHRLGHGIGLSTHEFPTIRGGNKTIIKPGMCFSIEPGIYVPGVAGVRIEDCVHVTETGVEPFTHTPKHLIYVD comes from the coding sequence ATGACTCATTTAGAACAATTGCAAAAATGGACAAAGGATCATCATCTGGACTTTACCTACTTAAGTAATCCCAAGACGATCCAATATCTAACCGGATATTATAATAACCCTTACGAACGTGTCATGGGCTTAGTCGTCTTCCCTGACGACGAACCGTTCATGTTCGCACCGGATTTACAAGTTGAAGAAATTCAAAAGAGTACCTTTAACGGCCCAGTATATGGCTATGCCGATGCTGAAGATCCCTGGAGTAAGATCGCAAAACACGTCGAAAAGCGCGTTAGTGATCCGCACCACGTCGGCTTTGAAGCCACTAACTTAGTCTATTCACGTGTAATGGCCTTACAAGGTGCTTTCGAACACGCCAGTTTTGATCACGACGTTTCTGAATTAGTTAAGCAGATGCGAATGGTCAAGACCCCTGAAGAAATCAAGAAGTTAGCGGGTGCCGGTCGTGAAGCCGACTTCTGCTTCAAAGTTGGTTTCCATGCCGTTAAGGTTGGTGCCACCGAAGATCAGATTTCCGCTGAAATCAAGTATGCTTTAATGAAGCGTGGCATTATGTTTAACAGCTTCCCGACCTTAGTCCAAGCTGGTGCCCATGCTTCCGAACCGCATAACTTTACCAGTGAAAACCGGGTCAAGAATAACGAACTAGTATTGTTCGACTTAGGTACCGTTCACGATGGCTACATGTCCGACTCCTCCCGTACGGTCGCAGTTGGTCACCCTGACCAAAAGAAGTTAGACATTTATAAGACCGTTCGTGAAGCTCAGCAGATGGCCATGGACTACGCTAAGCCTGGTGTTACCGCTGAATCTATCGATAAAGTCGCTCGTGACCACATCACTAAAGCTGGCTATGGTAAATACTTCTTACACCGTTTAGGCCATGGCATTGGCCTTAGTACCCACGAATTCCCAACCATTCGTGGCGGCAACAAGACCATCATCAAGCCTGGCATGTGCTTCTCCATCGAACCCGGAATTTACGTCCCCGGCGTTGCCGGTGTTCGAATTGAAGACTGTGTCCATGTAACTGAAACGGGTGTTGAACCATTCACCCACACACCGAAACACTTAATTTATGTTGACTAA
- a CDS encoding C69 family dipeptidase, translating into MHKPLSCTSILVGKDATIDGSTIIARNGDWYNTCGPKKLVVRPARNKPDNLYVSPLTHVRIPLPSRSYRYICEPSTCVEKQLHLPPSKYPVYEEAGVNEKDVAMSATETTYTNQRFLGCDPYVKHGVNEESMVTIVLPFVNTAREGVRRLGDLIQKYGTGQSNGIAFSDHDEVWYLETVGGHHWAAVRIPDDAYAIAPNETSIEQIDFNDPDHYMYSPDLKSFVEQNHLNPDQKGFNFRKIAGTAGEYADWDNQLDIKYNTSRAWYGHLLFSPHEMKSLGLTDQPTSQKIPFIMKPEQKLTVEDCEYFLSSHYQQTPYDPVKLKKPIFRPVALDRNQLSHVIQLRNDVPKKYSALMWVAMGLFAFSPYVPFYANITRTPKNYATATSNVSLDSAFWLYKTLSALVNPHYHQFVNTVNLYKKKCQAYDISRIKQTDRKASKLDDNQLQTLLTKSSCQTADHITNITKQLIDKIIKNSLNSPNLYY; encoded by the coding sequence ATGCATAAGCCATTATCATGTACATCAATTTTAGTCGGTAAGGACGCCACGATCGACGGATCAACCATCATCGCCCGAAACGGTGATTGGTACAACACGTGCGGACCCAAGAAATTAGTCGTAAGACCAGCTCGTAATAAGCCGGATAATCTGTACGTGTCGCCGCTGACCCACGTCAGGATTCCATTACCGTCACGTTCCTACCGCTACATCTGCGAACCCAGTACCTGTGTTGAAAAACAGCTTCACTTACCGCCGTCCAAGTACCCGGTCTATGAAGAAGCCGGGGTCAACGAAAAGGACGTTGCCATGAGCGCCACCGAAACGACCTACACGAACCAGCGCTTTCTGGGTTGTGATCCCTACGTTAAACACGGGGTCAACGAAGAAAGTATGGTTACGATCGTTTTGCCGTTCGTTAATACCGCCCGTGAAGGTGTCCGTCGTCTGGGTGATTTAATCCAGAAGTACGGCACCGGTCAGAGCAACGGAATTGCTTTTTCCGATCACGACGAAGTCTGGTACTTAGAAACGGTTGGTGGTCACCACTGGGCGGCGGTTCGCATCCCTGATGACGCTTATGCCATCGCACCAAACGAGACCAGTATTGAACAGATCGACTTTAATGATCCTGATCATTACATGTATTCACCAGATCTAAAGTCGTTCGTCGAGCAGAATCATCTCAATCCCGATCAAAAAGGATTCAACTTTCGTAAGATCGCCGGGACTGCCGGTGAATACGCGGACTGGGATAATCAGCTCGACATCAAATACAATACTTCGCGTGCCTGGTACGGTCACCTATTATTCTCACCGCATGAGATGAAGTCACTTGGCTTAACTGATCAGCCAACTAGTCAGAAGATCCCCTTCATCATGAAACCGGAACAGAAACTGACGGTGGAAGATTGCGAATATTTCCTGTCTTCTCACTACCAGCAGACCCCCTACGACCCGGTGAAGTTGAAGAAGCCGATCTTTCGGCCGGTCGCCCTTGACCGAAATCAGTTGTCACACGTGATTCAGCTACGGAATGACGTGCCGAAAAAGTACTCCGCATTGATGTGGGTCGCCATGGGACTATTTGCTTTCAGTCCTTACGTCCCCTTCTACGCGAATATCACCAGGACACCCAAGAATTACGCTACTGCTACCAGTAACGTATCACTCGACAGCGCCTTCTGGTTATACAAGACCTTATCCGCACTGGTTAATCCTCACTATCATCAGTTTGTCAACACCGTCAACCTCTACAAAAAGAAGTGCCAAGCGTATGACATTAGTCGGATTAAGCAGACGGATCGTAAGGCATCTAAACTAGATGATAATCAGCTTCAAACCCTGCTGACTAAGTCGTCATGCCAAACTGCTGATCATATTACGAACATTACTAAGCAATTAATTGATAAGATTATCAAAAATTCATTGAATTCACCTAATTTGTACTATTAA
- the yjeM gene encoding glutamate/gamma-aminobutyrate family transporter YjeM, producing the protein MSKSKSKKRYMSVAGMVLAIIATDFGFGNSITGYNQMGYAGIPWYIICGFVYLLPLAIIFSEYSGAIRVDHGGFYSWLLNSVGEKWAFIGTFMWIGLWVISMLQIVSGLGIHFSGLFLGYDTSLNWHLGFLTSNDIEALIGAAFMVFSIFLVTRGFHQVAMIAMISGAISLGVIALFAIISVIIFFANHGQLAQPITGVSSFVKSPNVQFQSPIAIMSFAVYAMFAYGGLEATSGFLDRMKHPRKQFPKAMMITAASMVCLYVFGIFICGLATNWAHVFKNPKVDLYNNAFYMMANAGDSLAKALGWSPATGAMIGRSLVRLLSIGALIPTLGLVAVVSYSPIKGLIAGSSKDLWPKKISTFNKHDMPSVALWIECAVIAGALVLVALTGKTGQEFYQIIVDMNNIAVIAPYTFIAIAFVAFKKRKDIERPIEFLHSMKSVYFTVGVLVVAMALATLFNLILPITQHQYAVAFWTFAGPVLFFIISTIMYHLGIMHRARRMVADNVHYEKHHDVNL; encoded by the coding sequence ATGTCTAAGAGTAAATCCAAGAAACGATATATGTCCGTTGCGGGCATGGTTTTAGCGATTATCGCTACCGACTTCGGTTTCGGTAATTCAATTACTGGTTATAACCAAATGGGTTACGCCGGGATTCCATGGTATATTATCTGTGGTTTTGTTTATTTACTTCCACTAGCCATCATCTTTTCTGAATATAGTGGTGCCATCAGAGTCGATCATGGTGGCTTCTATAGTTGGTTACTTAATTCCGTTGGTGAAAAATGGGCCTTCATCGGAACCTTTATGTGGATCGGCCTCTGGGTCATCAGCATGCTTCAAATCGTTTCCGGCTTAGGAATTCACTTCTCTGGCCTGTTCTTAGGTTACGATACCTCACTGAACTGGCACTTGGGCTTCCTCACCAGTAATGATATCGAAGCTTTGATCGGTGCTGCATTCATGGTCTTCTCCATCTTCTTAGTAACTCGTGGTTTTCATCAGGTTGCTATGATTGCCATGATCAGTGGTGCTATTTCATTAGGTGTTATCGCTTTATTCGCCATCATTTCCGTTATCATTTTCTTCGCTAACCACGGTCAGTTAGCACAGCCAATCACCGGAGTTAGTTCATTTGTTAAATCACCGAACGTTCAGTTCCAGTCACCAATTGCTATCATGTCATTCGCCGTTTACGCAATGTTCGCTTATGGTGGATTAGAAGCCACCAGTGGTTTCTTAGACCGTATGAAACACCCGCGTAAGCAATTCCCAAAGGCTATGATGATCACTGCTGCTTCCATGGTTTGCCTTTACGTATTTGGTATCTTTATCTGTGGTTTAGCTACTAACTGGGCTCACGTATTCAAGAACCCAAAGGTTGATCTTTATAACAATGCCTTTTACATGATGGCCAACGCTGGTGACAGTTTAGCCAAAGCATTGGGCTGGTCCCCTGCTACCGGTGCTATGATTGGTCGTAGTTTAGTTCGTCTTCTATCAATCGGTGCTTTGATTCCTACTTTAGGCTTAGTTGCCGTTGTATCTTACTCACCAATCAAAGGTTTGATCGCTGGTTCTTCTAAGGACCTATGGCCAAAGAAGATTTCTACATTTAACAAGCATGATATGCCATCCGTTGCCCTATGGATCGAATGTGCAGTTATCGCTGGTGCTTTAGTATTAGTTGCTTTAACTGGTAAGACTGGTCAAGAATTCTACCAGATCATCGTTGATATGAACAACATCGCCGTTATCGCACCATACACCTTCATTGCCATCGCATTCGTTGCCTTTAAGAAGCGTAAGGATATCGAACGTCCAATCGAATTCTTACACAGCATGAAGTCAGTTTACTTTACCGTTGGTGTATTAGTTGTTGCCATGGCATTAGCTACGTTATTCAACTTAATCTTACCAATCACTCAGCATCAGTACGCTGTCGCATTCTGGACCTTCGCCGGACCGGTACTATTCTTCATCATTTCAACTATCATGTACCACTTAGGTATCATGCACCGTGCCCGTCGAATGGTTGCCGATAACGTTCACTACGAAAAGCACCATGACGTTAACTTATAA
- a CDS encoding type II toxin-antitoxin system RelB/DinJ family antitoxin, with protein sequence MKKIQISVTTTPEAKDMATKVTNKLGLSLSTALNMCINQIAMQQRLPYSTALPRNPYAKYGKPTSTNDLKKRIMNSKTSNKKHHLDYEH encoded by the coding sequence TTGAAAAAAATCCAAATTTCAGTAACCACCACACCTGAAGCAAAGGATATGGCCACTAAGGTTACTAATAAATTAGGCTTGTCATTATCAACAGCTTTAAATATGTGCATTAATCAAATTGCGATGCAACAACGGTTACCATATTCGACAGCGCTTCCTAGGAATCCTTACGCTAAATACGGGAAGCCAACTTCAACTAATGACTTAAAAAAACGAATTATGAATAGTAAAACATCCAACAAAAAGCATCATTTAGACTATGAACATTAG
- a CDS encoding Txe/YoeB family addiction module toxin, with protein sequence MNISFDQDAWNEYKYWEFQDKKHLRRINRLISDILRNGPQNGIGKPEPLKYLGADIWSRRIDKANRLVYLYSSDDFIIESCHYHY encoded by the coding sequence ATGAACATTAGTTTTGATCAAGACGCTTGGAATGAATATAAATATTGGGAATTTCAAGATAAGAAACATTTAAGAAGAATTAATCGATTAATCAGTGACATATTGAGGAATGGTCCACAAAATGGAATTGGGAAGCCGGAGCCATTGAAATATCTTGGTGCTGATATCTGGTCTAGACGGATTGATAAGGCTAACCGATTGGTTTATTTATATAGTTCAGATGACTTTATCATTGAGTCATGCCACTATCATTATTGA
- a CDS encoding AAA family ATPase: MSAFQDKHFDQKISDLQKELRREHDLQSNYEAKLSEGKPQDHKPTSDSSQYEGPSKTRSALAKKYHIKYQDTIDPTEDGVKQLDGMIGLKSVKDLIKHYIASAEIDQRARELGQDNKMASLNMIFMGNPGTGKTEVARIVGKILFQKHIVKKPLFLECSARDLMSTLVGGALLKTHKLMQRARGGVLFIDEAYVLAPTGDQGDAENSTKNDAVSELLRMAENHRHDTVVILAGYQDKMEELINKSNEGLRSRFNHKVLFPDYSNHEMYQIFMYHAKKTHCILGPKEKDFLKSKLSYFIKYSKKHHENSNARLMRNLLHMVISCHEYRIATHAKDIHKLTLGDINTISLDDLDQGFKRTENNE; the protein is encoded by the coding sequence GTGTCAGCTTTTCAAGATAAGCATTTCGATCAAAAAATTAGTGATTTACAGAAAGAACTCCGACGCGAACATGATCTACAGAGTAACTATGAGGCTAAGCTAAGTGAAGGCAAGCCCCAGGATCATAAACCAACGTCGGATAGCAGTCAGTACGAGGGCCCCAGTAAGACCCGGAGTGCATTAGCTAAGAAGTATCACATTAAGTATCAGGATACGATCGACCCGACTGAAGACGGTGTTAAACAGTTAGATGGGATGATTGGCCTTAAATCCGTTAAAGATTTGATCAAGCATTACATCGCTAGTGCCGAGATTGATCAGCGGGCCCGTGAACTGGGCCAGGACAACAAGATGGCTTCACTTAACATGATCTTTATGGGTAATCCAGGAACCGGTAAAACCGAAGTTGCCCGAATTGTTGGTAAGATCCTGTTCCAGAAGCACATTGTTAAAAAACCGCTCTTTCTAGAGTGCAGTGCCCGTGACCTAATGAGTACGTTAGTTGGTGGAGCCTTATTAAAGACTCATAAACTGATGCAGCGTGCCCGCGGTGGTGTGCTATTCATTGATGAAGCCTACGTTTTAGCACCGACTGGCGACCAGGGAGATGCTGAAAATAGTACCAAGAACGACGCCGTCAGTGAACTATTAAGAATGGCTGAAAATCACCGTCATGATACGGTTGTTATCTTAGCTGGTTATCAGGATAAGATGGAAGAATTAATCAATAAGTCGAACGAAGGCTTACGTTCACGGTTTAACCACAAGGTCCTGTTTCCGGACTACAGTAATCATGAAATGTACCAGATCTTCATGTATCACGCTAAGAAGACGCACTGTATCTTAGGCCCAAAGGAAAAGGACTTTCTGAAGAGTAAACTCAGCTACTTCATCAAGTATTCCAAGAAACACCATGAAAACAGTAACGCCCGCCTGATGCGAAACTTACTGCACATGGTAATTAGTTGTCATGAATATCGAATTGCGACCCATGCGAAAGATATTCACAAGTTAACGTTGGGTGACATCAACACGATTTCACTTGACGATCTTGACCAAGGTTTCAAACGGACCGAAAATAACGAATAA
- a CDS encoding M48 family metalloprotease has protein sequence MLTFHEDGINWGDFTLRKTLYDPDQANGDPLSNMDPNHFFNLPISEIKNRFNAEIGETRKKIPYDEKNHSFITNEIHRLCKKAGISMMSVVQFNTDKIGASTSPGIEIDVSSGAIEKLNKSELKALLAHEVAHSIIHAKRINTENEETAADVIGARLSSKDSMIHLIEYFEKHVNVASTGDEAHYSDPKRIAEIKQSFKEADAKLRQINHLKSQVQITREKNEHYRKLRELKQRLAKTEKRNQELKKQIEKRKNYHLK, from the coding sequence GTGCTAACGTTTCATGAAGACGGGATCAACTGGGGTGACTTTACGTTACGTAAGACTCTGTATGATCCTGATCAAGCGAACGGTGATCCATTATCGAATATGGATCCGAACCATTTCTTTAACTTACCAATTAGTGAAATTAAGAACCGTTTTAATGCTGAAATTGGTGAGACCCGCAAAAAGATTCCGTATGATGAGAAGAACCATTCGTTCATTACCAACGAAATTCATCGGTTATGTAAGAAAGCCGGGATCTCGATGATGTCGGTGGTTCAGTTCAACACCGATAAGATTGGGGCTTCAACGTCACCTGGAATTGAGATCGATGTCTCGTCGGGTGCGATTGAAAAGCTGAATAAGTCAGAATTAAAAGCTTTATTAGCTCATGAAGTGGCCCACAGTATTATTCATGCTAAACGAATCAACACGGAAAACGAAGAAACCGCGGCCGACGTGATCGGTGCTCGTTTATCATCAAAAGACAGTATGATCCATCTAATCGAGTATTTTGAGAAGCACGTTAACGTGGCTTCGACGGGTGATGAAGCCCATTATTCGGACCCAAAAAGGATTGCTGAGATCAAGCAGTCGTTTAAGGAAGCCGATGCTAAGTTGCGGCAGATTAATCATCTGAAGTCGCAGGTTCAGATCACCCGTGAAAAAAATGAACACTATCGTAAATTGCGTGAATTAAAACAACGGTTGGCGAAGACCGAAAAGCGAAATCAAGAACTTAAGAAACAGATCGAGAAACGAAAAAATTATCATTTGAAATAG
- a CDS encoding DUF805 domain-containing protein, producing the protein MKAIKNMWKGFTSAWGQFFRLMFKAKGKTGRAKYMCVIIPILLSILLFLTLAGLLVEKQNPQVVRVTGYYLLYFYLPYNLIVKILSFCLVARRNHDIGVNKWFALIMFIPNIGIVYLVILMVISSHFQMLIHPHKYLQG; encoded by the coding sequence GTGAAAGCAATTAAGAACATGTGGAAGGGTTTTACGTCAGCCTGGGGACAGTTTTTCAGATTAATGTTTAAGGCCAAAGGAAAGACCGGCCGTGCAAAGTACATGTGCGTTATTATTCCAATCTTGTTAAGCATTCTTTTATTTTTAACCTTAGCGGGATTACTGGTTGAAAAACAAAACCCGCAAGTCGTTCGTGTGACCGGCTACTATTTGCTATATTTCTATCTTCCGTATAACCTGATCGTCAAGATTTTGAGCTTTTGTTTAGTTGCTCGTCGTAATCATGATATTGGGGTCAATAAGTGGTTCGCCTTGATTATGTTTATCCCGAATATTGGCATTGTTTATCTCGTAATTTTAATGGTGATAAGTTCTCATTTCCAGATGCTTATTCATCCCCACAAGTACTTACAGGGATAA
- a CDS encoding DNA/RNA non-specific endonuclease translates to MKSTKLLRMILAISASFGIVIASTSMAPMANADTNDIGYYKDVNNDQSTLSKRWKYDHVHYADLDSEGRSGKDTAYLESKNLTNDALRQEQDVDPTGWHQKRVNGDWIINRGHEIAYSLSRGIDEDGHYNGHDQAGDQNNPKNLFTQTAYSNQQIQTIFESEVRQSLESGEKVIYQVTPVFHGDNEMASGVHMQARSTDGSLDFNVYLYNKQPGVKFDYRIGRSVITGVTTRQNYVNDYYHRQNSYGYGNNNYSGYSNTYNYNNNPYYHRNYWNNYNNYNNYNNYNNYNNYNNYNNYGYRNYGYRNYSNYNNGNYYHRTYYHHWSPLQCQHWYNTMRQRYWSRGIR, encoded by the coding sequence ATGAAGAGTACAAAGTTATTACGAATGATCTTAGCAATCTCCGCTTCTTTCGGGATCGTCATTGCGTCAACGTCGATGGCACCAATGGCAAATGCGGATACTAACGACATTGGCTATTATAAAGACGTTAATAACGACCAGAGTACGTTATCGAAACGTTGGAAATATGATCACGTTCATTACGCTGATTTAGATAGTGAAGGCCGATCGGGTAAAGACACCGCATACTTAGAAAGTAAAAATTTAACTAACGACGCTTTACGCCAAGAACAGGACGTTGATCCGACCGGCTGGCACCAGAAACGAGTTAATGGTGACTGGATCATTAATCGTGGTCACGAAATCGCTTATTCGTTGTCCCGCGGGATTGACGAAGATGGCCACTACAACGGTCATGATCAAGCTGGTGATCAGAACAATCCGAAGAATTTATTTACCCAGACCGCTTACAGTAACCAGCAGATCCAGACGATCTTTGAATCAGAAGTCCGTCAATCGTTGGAAAGTGGCGAAAAAGTTATTTATCAGGTCACACCGGTCTTTCATGGTGACAATGAAATGGCCAGTGGCGTTCACATGCAGGCTCGTTCAACTGACGGTAGTTTAGATTTTAACGTCTACTTATACAATAAGCAGCCTGGTGTAAAGTTTGATTATCGAATCGGTCGTTCGGTAATCACCGGTGTTACAACCCGTCAGAATTACGTTAACGACTATTATCACCGTCAGAATAGCTATGGATACGGTAATAATAATTACTCTGGCTATAGTAATACTTATAATTACAATAATAATCCGTACTATCACCGTAATTACTGGAATAACTATAATAACTACAATAACTACAATAACTACAATAACTACAATAACTACAATAACTACAATAACTATGGCTACCGAAATTACGGTTACCGCAATTATTCCAATTATAACAATGGTAATTATTATCATCGAACGTACTATCATCACTGGTCGCCACTCCAGTGTCAACACTGGTATAATACGATGCGTCAGCGGTATTGGTCGAGAGGAATTCGATGA